The Heliangelus exortis chromosome 24, bHelExo1.hap1, whole genome shotgun sequence DNA segment AGCCCATGTGAAAGGGCTGAATTTTTagctgctttttgttgttttgtgttgttgttcTTGCACCTCCTCTGCTTGTAATAAAAGCTGATGATTagtgctgcagaaaaatgtttaaaccAGAGCTGCAAACCATCAGTTTTGGCAGATCTGTTCTTACTGGTGCTCTGCTCTTGTCTGCTGTGTAGGAACCGAACTCCCATGAAGGAGGAAGACCCGGCCATCCTCATAGCAGAAGTTCTGAGAAGGAAATTTGCCCTGAAGGATGAAGACCTGGCCATGAAGGAGAAATGATGTCACTCAGCTCTGTAAGCAAAAGTGTTGTGCTCCCAAAATGTTCTCCACAGTAGCTGCCTTCCTAAGGATTGAGCCTTTTGCCTCTTTTATTAATCAGAGAAGGTTTCTGCTCTGGACACTCACCTAGGGAAGAGCTGATGGATTTGATGTGTTTTCCATGTATTGTtgtatttaagaaagaaaaacttttttaagaAGATGGGATTTCTTTTCCACTTGTATTTTGATGTTGATTATTGATAAGGATCTTGGGAAGAGTGCAATGAGTGCTGCTGGATGCCATTCTTTCTACCAACAATGTTCTTTAGATTCCAATTAAGCATTAAATTACAACAGCCTCATTACAATATAACCATTTCCAGTATAAAGGGATGCCAGACATCCAGTTCTTTGTTCTGAGTATGGTACAGAGATAATGAGCATAAGCTAATTAatgcttccagctcctcagtGTTTAGGAAGTTGTTGCAGCACAGTGGTTAaaggcagctccctgctctcagGGCAGGATGAAGCTGCAGTCAGTGATTGAAGCACTCGCTGGTTTGTGTGTGCCCTGGGTATTTCTTAACTCACGAATTATCCCCACAGTTGCATGACAGAATGGCCTTAATTTCTTGCCAGTAATTTAATGTTTCATTAATAGTCCTTGTATTCAGATACTGTATTTTATTCAGCATTCAAAAGGTCTATTTATTGAACCACCAATGCTAAGAACCGAGCACCCCCCAGAGGAGCTgtcagctgaggagaaggaaacaggaaCGTGGCTGCAGTTCTCACAAACTGAGGAGGTTTCCTTCAGCTACACCTTCTCTGTGATGTTCCTCATGCCTGTATTTAaagtatgggtttttttcctttatataaAATGGAGCCTTAATAAGACAATGTCTGTGCTTGATATTATTAATGTGCAGGGgccaggtgtgtgtgtgcaattTCAGCTGCTGCATCTGAGGTGttggctgaggctgctgcagagaaatgcaGTTGGATGCCAAGGATTGTCCTGATCCACCAGGACCTcagcccttccctccctgaagagagagaagaggctCCTAGTGCTGGTTTGGGCTCTTGTACTGAAATTCTGGCCCAAGGGGAAAGTAAAGCTTGCTGGGATGGGAAGGCAGAGTGGTTCCTCAGTCTAGAAGACTTTGGTTTGGACTTCCAGGATCCTGAGAAACAGATCCAGGTTAGCAGGGGGCTCTCAGCAGCCTCTGACACAAaccaggcagtgccagagccCGGCCACAGCCACGGGGGCTGTAATCACAATTGAAACAAACTATCAGAAACAGACTCCAGCAAAGCTCTGGTTTTATTAAAGTTATTCAATTTATTAAACTTCAGAGAACAAAGAGGCCCTGGCCTGGCACAAGGCTCTGCTGCATATGCTGGCTggaccacacacacacagccacaACGGGTCCACTTACCTAATTCTGATGGCTTTTAGATCCAAACAACCTTTCCTGAGGTTTCACAAGAGGTGCTCAGGTGCCCCATTCAGGGCCCTCACCAGTGTTTAATCACTCTGTTTCCCTCCGAATCCTGGGTGAACAGGAACTCATAGcccacctctgcctcctgctcccctgcTTTGCTCAAACTCCTGGAGCAGCCCACGGTGGGAGAGCGAggtggctgctggctggagctgctccaggcctTGCCAGGAGAGGGGAGGCTGTGCCAGGGGTGGGCAATGACCCTGTTGCCCTCTGAGTCCTGGGTgaagagctgcctgcaggggcTGCCGTGGGGGCTGCCgtggagctgcctgcaggggcTGCCgtggagctgcctgcaggggcTGCCgtggagctgcctgcaggggcTGCCgtggagctgcctgcaggggcTCCCGTGGAGCTGCCCGCGGGGGCTGGCATGGAGCTGCCCGCAGGGGCTCCCGTGGAGCTGCCCGCGGGGGCTGGCATGGAGGTGCCCGCGGGGGCTGCCGTGGAGCTGCCCGCAGGGGCTGCCGTGGAACTGCCTGCAGGGGCTGCCGTGGAGCTGCCCGCGGGGGCTGCCGTGGAGCTGCCCGCGGGGGCTGCCGTGGAGCTGCCCACGGGGGCTGCCGTGGAACTGCCCGCGGGGGCTGCCGTGGAACTGCCTGCAGGGGCTGCCGCGGCCCTGCCCGCCTGAGCCAGCGTTCCCGTTGTGCTCCCTCAGGGGCTGTGCTCCAGTTGGTCcttgaggagaggaggaaaagccagGAGGCCTGGGGAGGTCTCTAACAGCAGCAGGATTTATATCCTCAGGGGCAGTGAAATCAATTAAAGAATTAACACCACTCGATTGGGGTGGTTTCTCCTGGTTTCTTGCTGATCTGTGAGCGATGATGCGGTTGCCCGTTGAGTCCTGGGTGAAGCTGAAGGAGCAGGAATCCTCTCCCATCCTGCAGGAGGCTGAATTCCTCTCCTGGGACTCTGCTTGTGACAAGGAAGAGCCTCCCAAAGGAGCTGTTGGTGCTCCGGGTGCACAGCGCTGGGCTGGAacctgctcctcagctcccaaAGATCCTTTCTGGGCTTCCTCCTGTGGCAGAGCCAAGATCTTCACAGGGCAGGTATCCAAAGCAACAACTTTTCCTTTACAGTCTTCATTCAGGATGACAGGAGATGGTCTGGagttttctttgtctttctcatCTGAAAAGGAGACAGTtggctgcagccagagctggcaCACCCGTGTCTCAGCACCACTGCTCCTCACAGCCATCTGGGTTTGTGCTGTGGTTCAGACAcgtgaggagcaggagctgcagctccagaagcCTTTGgcctctctgcctttctcctctcacCTTTCCAGGCAGCCCACGAGTCCTTTAGAAGCTCaagagttacaaaaaaaaacaaaaaccacctcTAAAACCCTCACACAGTGAAACTCAAGGCATCAAGTCCCACATTTGCTTCTGAAATCACTTACTATAAAAGCTAATAAAACATCTCAGTATAAGCAAGCTCATCCTCAATTCAGGataagctaaaagaaaaaaaaaacacaaataaaaaccattCCAACATCTTAACCCCCTCAgacctctctctgctgctggtgaaGAGCAGCAATGTTCAGTGAAGCCAAACACATGGGGAATGCAATcgggggggcagaggggaaaaaggaaagcacaCAACACACTCAAAAGGAGCCAATGCAAAAATGATCAACAGCCCTGTCCCAAGACAAAAATTCTGACAATTAATTAAACTGTACAACTTATGTAATGGCTCCTCTAATCTGTTTATTGCTAAACTAGTTTAATGTTGATGAAGTGGCCACTGCAGAGCTTCCTGCACAGTCCTACCCCCTGCAGCCAGTTCAGTTCTCCAGTTGTTAATTTGAGACCCACAGACAAATCCATTTCTTGTACTCCAGAGCACAAAAGCAGCTTCTAAAGCAGAGAGGTTGTGAGCTGGCTTAATTAACTTAAATATTCCAGTTGCCTTGTCATAACTTTGTCAGGTCAGTTGGGATTAACCAACTTTTCTTTAGGAAAGGCTTTGTGGAACCCTTCATAAAAAGCTTTCCTCACTCACCTCCCATTGATTCCCCTGACAGGGAGGTTGCTGGAATCAAGTAACATTCCAGGtaacattaattttcatatCCATCTATAAAGTTCTTCCATAGGCATTTAACCAACAATTTAGGGCTGTCATTGCTTATGACAACCTGACAATTAACACCCTGGAGGCTGTCCTGGTGCCAGGCCTCCCAACACCCCACTGGCAGCTCCAGGTTTGTAGGGAATAAAGCTCAGGCTGCTCTCAGGTGAGGCTTGGCTATGGCTGCTGTTACATATGCTTTAGTCTAACACTGCAAATGGTGCTTGCATTTAGATTAATGACCACAATAAAACTATTTCTGGGAATTCAAACCTTTAACATTTACAACTCTTCAcaaggaaatgtatttttctgcctAGTGAAGCTGCCAAGAAATAGTTACATGGGTTTCCTATTGCAGCCTAAAGCCTACTTTCCTACAGGGCCATACACGGGGCCACATCCTTACCTGGCTGCAtgctgaagaaagcagagaTTGTGGTTTGCTTGGTGCGTGGCTGAGATGCTCTGGGCTGTGTGAGAAGGCCCGAGGCCTGCCTCCATTCCAGAACTTGACTGGGTACCTTCGGCTTGGCTATGAGAGGCTGGGGAGGTAAAGAAACAAGGGGAAAGTGAGTAGAAATTTACCCTTCTTCCAGCATCGGGGCACAGTTCCCACATTTGTTcgtcctgcactttggccacaacaaccccatgcagcactacaggctggggagagtggttggagagcagccaggcagaaagggacctgggagtctggattgccaggaagctgaagaggaggcagcagtgtgcccaggtggccaagaaggccaatggcatcctgggctggatcaggaacagcgtggccagcaggtccagggaagggattctgcccctgtgctcagccctggggaggccacagcttgagtcctgtgtccagttctgggcccctcagttcaggaaggagattgaggtcctcgaacaggtccaaaggaggcaactgggctggtgaagggactcgaacacagatcctatgaggagaggctgagggagatggggctgttcagcctgaagaagaggaggctcaggggagacctcatggctctctacaactccctgaaaggaggatggagccaggcgggggttggtctcttttcccaggcaactctcagcaagacaagagggcatggtcttaaattgtgctgggggaagttcagattggacattagaaagaattttttcacggaaagggtgatcagacattggaacgggctgcctggggaggtggtggactcttcatccctggagacatttaaaaagcgactcgatgtggcactcagtgccatggcctagtgactgtggcagtagtcgttcaagggttggactcgatgatctctgaggtcccttccaacccagcctattctatgattctatttctaTGATTCAATGCTTCAGCTCTCCCTGTGACAGCATCACAGAACGGGGGAGGCTCAAGAGACCCACGGCAGTCGCTCTGCCTATCACCTTTGCTCAAGCAGGATGCTCAGAACCAAAGGCCTCGTTGCTAACCCCACCCTCCCCTCTCACAACCCCTGAAGTATTTCTGCCCCACAGcttccagcctggctgtgccGGCCTCCCCTCACCCGCACGGGACCCCCAACCCACGGTGCCACACGCTCCCTCGGGGCGGGGATCCGGGCACCCCCCACCTGGCAGCACTGAAGGCGGCTGCAGCAGCCCCCATGGCCAGGACCCGGGACCCACCTGTGCCGGGCTCTGCTTCAGCTGAGCGGTGTCCAGCCAGACATCGCAGGCCTCGGGCTGCTGGGCCGCTCCGCCTCTGCGTCTGCGCTTCATCCCCGGCAGCGGGCGGTCTCCGCCGGGCTTCCCGGAGACGAGAGGGGCCCCTCCGAGGCGGTCGCTGGTCGCGGTCGCGGTCGCGGTCGCGGTCGCGGTCgcggtcccggtcccggtcccggtcccggtcccggtcccggtccgaGCGCTGCCCCCTTCCCGCCGCTCCCTCACAGGCAGCGCTCGCGCCTCTCCCGCCTCACGGCCGCCAACAGCCACCGCGCGTGCCCGCGGCCGCAAGGGGCCAATGGGAGCGGCGGAATTGGATGAGTGACAGGCGGATCCCCGCCCACTCCAGGCCGTGCGCTATATAAGGGCGGGCGCCTGGCGGAGGGCAGAGCATGGCGGGGGGGGATGGGAATGGCGGAGCCGTGCGGACCCCCAGGGTGGGCCCGGCCCGTGGGCGGCAAGAGAGGGGCGGCCGGTGCCGGAGGGCATTCGGGAAGAGGTGCCCTAGTGGTGACAGAGATGTAAAGGGGGGAGGCAGAACAAGGGCTGCAGTGCAGGTGGGAAGGGCGCATCTCACACCTGGGTTTGAAttccctcctgcccccagccctgctcttgGCCAAGCGCAGCCcaagccccctcctcccccagccctgccctgtgGGGACAGCTCCGGACCAGCTGTTCCCGGGGTTTGCATCTCCCAGGGCCGGGCCGAGCACCCAACGCTGCAGCCGATGCAGCACCAGGGGGTGCAGGGGTCCCAACTGCTGCCCCGGCCCAGCCCCCTTCGAACCGGACCCAACCACGCTCTCTCTCTGCATTTGTAAGGTCCGTGGCCTTTCTCACACACCCTCAGCCCCTCACTGGGTAAGGGACAGGGCCCTGACACTCCTGGATTCCCCTGACAATATGAAAGGGGCTCGAGAGGGTATTAAATAAATCGGCTGCCTCTGTGGTTTGAACAAGCTCAGCCCGGGTGGTTCCCATGGGTTGGATTCTGTCACCACGGAGAAGGCAGCAGGTGGCATCTCCTTACCTTCTGCTGGGAGACCTGGTAGATTCCAAGAACCTTTCCCAGCTCACAGGGCTGCAGCACTAACACCATTTTGttccaaatatttattcagACGCATGAAACAAACCAGTGTCCTGTTTTTAGAGCAAGCTGGAACtatattctgaattttaaaagcataaaaaagcaGCTCTTGCTTTCCTCTCCCGGCAGAGT contains these protein-coding regions:
- the AUNIP gene encoding aurora kinase A- and ninein-interacting protein isoform X1, whose protein sequence is MKRRRRGGAAQQPEACDVWLDTAQLKQSPAQVPSQVLEWRQASGLLTQPRASQPRTKQTTISAFFSMQPDEKDKENSRPSPVILNEDCKGKVVALDTCPVKILALPQEEAQKGSLGAEEQVPAQRCAPGAPTAPLGGSSLSQAESQERNSASCRMGEDSCSFSFTQDSTGNRIIAHRSARNQEKPPQSSGVNSLIDFTAPEDINPAAVRDLPRPPGFSSSPQGPTGAQPLREHNGNAGSGGQGRGSPCRQLFTQDSEGNRVIAHPWHSLPSPGKAWSSSSQQPPRSPTVGCSRSLSKAGEQEAEVGYEFLFTQDSEGNRVIKHW
- the AUNIP gene encoding aurora kinase A- and ninein-interacting protein isoform X2, whose translation is MKRRRRGGAAQQPEACDVWLDTAQLKQSPAQPLIAKPKVPSQVLEWRQASGLLTQPRASQPRTKQTTISAFFSMQPDEKDKENSRPSPVILNEDCKGKVVALDTCPVKILALPQEEAQKGSLGAEEQVPAQRCAPGAPTAPLGGSSLSQAESQERNSASCRMGEDSCSFSFTQDSTGNRIIAHRSARNQEKPPQSSGVNSLIDFTAPEDINPAAVRDLPRPPGFSSSPQGPTGAQPLREHNGNAGSGGQGRGSPCRQLFTQDSEGNRVIAHPWHSLPSPGKAWSSSSQQPPRSPTVGCSRSLSKAGEQEAEVGYEFLFTQDSEGNRVIKHW